The following proteins come from a genomic window of Myroides odoratus DSM 2801:
- a CDS encoding NifU family protein produces the protein MSHIKIQNTQNPAIVKFILPDFITKGDNFEFKNIDETAQSPLARELFYLPFVKTVFIANNFIAIEKFSIVEWEDVQDTVADQIQTFMAKGKKILIESKDDAKKHPITIYAESTPNPAVIKFVANKALTKQGVEFKNIDEAKSSPLAKELFKLPFVREVFIDENYVSISKYEAFDWNEFIQSTRSFIKEFLEKGNLAVDEALVTNVEELEKQADIHFDSLDEKSQRIINILEENVKPAVQADGGNIAFQNYNEDTNVVQVILQGACSGCPSSTFTLKNGIENMLRHMLADEAIVVEAING, from the coding sequence ATGTCGCACATTAAAATTCAAAATACTCAAAACCCAGCAATTGTCAAGTTTATCCTACCTGATTTCATCACAAAAGGAGACAATTTTGAGTTCAAAAACATTGATGAAACTGCTCAATCTCCTTTAGCGCGAGAACTTTTCTACTTACCTTTTGTAAAAACGGTATTTATTGCAAATAATTTCATTGCTATTGAAAAATTTTCAATTGTTGAATGGGAGGACGTGCAAGACACGGTTGCAGACCAAATCCAAACTTTCATGGCTAAAGGTAAGAAAATCTTAATAGAATCTAAAGATGATGCCAAAAAACATCCTATTACGATTTATGCAGAGTCAACTCCAAACCCAGCCGTAATTAAATTTGTTGCCAACAAAGCATTAACCAAGCAAGGGGTTGAGTTCAAAAACATTGATGAAGCCAAGTCTTCTCCTTTAGCGAAAGAGCTGTTTAAACTACCTTTCGTGCGCGAAGTATTCATTGATGAGAACTATGTTTCTATTTCGAAATATGAGGCCTTTGATTGGAATGAATTCATTCAATCGACACGCTCTTTTATTAAGGAATTTTTAGAAAAAGGAAATTTAGCGGTGGATGAAGCTTTAGTAACTAATGTAGAAGAATTAGAAAAGCAAGCGGATATTCACTTTGACTCATTAGATGAGAAGTCACAACGCATCATTAATATTTTGGAAGAAAATGTAAAACCAGCAGTTCAGGCTGATGGTGGAAATATCGCTTTCCAAAATTACAATGAAGATACCAACGTGGTTCAAGTTATCTTACAGGGCGCTTGTAGCGGTTGTCCATCTTCTACTTTTACCCTAAAGAATGGTATTGAGAATATGCTACGTCACATGCTTGCAGACGAAGCTATCGTTGTAGAAGCTATCAACGGATAA
- a CDS encoding T9SS type B sorting domain-containing protein, whose protein sequence is MKRFLFFMVFLLTQMSFFQGHAEDLLIFNGRKEICSGTLYDDGGLAGNYQPLQRYEMVLCPDTPGGTMRLDFTSFLLAPGASLEILSGGAPIAGSPFTGRNSPGFISSFAGDGCLTLIFNSDNGPTAPGFSANIMCQMKDCQNIEVLVPRTVPAFDPNTPPTCEEDLGVIKVCAGSEIKLYGDAVFSQSGEDAEYIWSYKFDRQTVERRGKNVTYRFTVPGAYRMKLKVRDRNGCEKEKTFIIQVASSEADITLTSDKPVYCLGEPIKLGATVQLKEEKFTPIKLPCVPVDLPDRPNEFFTSFIEIDYYCDNEKIEGPEDIVDLWMNILHSWYGDLDIIVFAPNGASMYLTKYYGPFANVPFSLGHDFGDGNTQFATYHFSDDAPFPFQDRGPGGVPMAPVVGGSFPAGTYKPWTYLTPNNNFSSFIGSPLNGVWRLQVEDKWNGNSGRLECWDIEFSDRFQKLALTFQPVIANAYWMPHPDLVMENGQMVAKPLFPGEHTYTYVVVDDYGCTHTKDITVTVQDAPVLTEVHNLQACIDDAGVAEFDLNDVITQLNINDTYNIKFYNSERDAQTSNAPIALTQTLNTAVNGFSRTVWVRVDREGMQCFAIDSFELLALRCELDLNELPNLSVCSELAVTTAPFDLTVQTPRVYNNNPNYEVLYFLTQEDANLNRNAIPAANLTAYQGSNGQTIWVRVQNRTQTTEFTLTSFQLFINQVPTMPNIGKIFGCPIEGKTTGVFNFNLTTPVIIAGRPNLEVVYFKTVAGAINNTASEIIHNTANYESATGTIGVRLVNLRTGCYGVYPIELEVAELAEINDSLELFSCSLSTAPNGIGEFDLRQATISLLGDQVSPYIEVKYFRSITDANQNINAIGTTNFVNTVPFSQTIYARVGYARTTCFQVVPVLLTISPKVVVPERILFSMCVDNPNREMVVDLTSKEAEITAQLNGIPYRIDYYTSRIDAENNINSIVNPQNYSSALGRSVWARVEDLNTGCYSLTNIILTPIIMPVIPIVVDYQKCEDPALGSGYTEFDMLDHVTRLIGVQLGLDVRFYASRNEAERQVNALPNRYVNIQQYEQTIYVRFNADTGCTEIRPMKLKALVTPVLNIPADPIAICSVNNDGFGVFDLMSLVNSLQNGDPNIVITFYETEQNAIAGVNAIPNPNQYNNITANNAVVYVRGELAGGCFTVKPLHLTVVATPLNPIDLPNLVTCSDDPFADTGVTFNLRIQDTAILAAQNNSDVQIQYFLNEADALARRNAISVPERYVNLTNNQTIWYRVTSRLSSCFVTGNFKLIANVPLAINNPLPIEICQAELPNTGRGTFDLTIREIAILGRVIDRVTFDYYISHEDALANRNAITNPRQYQNSGNPQTIWIAVNSFNGCRSYTSVTIKVLPLPNANFNPKPIYTCDSSPTHIGIATVDLTVRELEIANQSNNYSFEYYNTKVGAENRDRFDRIIFPDQHVTGTTTVWVRVNSELNGNTGCAVLVPLQVIVRPVPVFEPINFLICEENTTGFHNFNLLDKLAEILNGENPDDFDIYFYLDRNDAERNNIAVAIQPNRTNQTVGFEQIFVRVVRKDTGCHFVGVVNLIVEEKVFAFDISLTDKSRIEKCATPAGPTGTAVFDLNLFTDEIKGAQNIDAADLEVQYFYNNALIDVADLARFRLPIGTHEIVAVIKRAGAQFFCQDETRFTLTVSETPIAPVLQASTLVCIDYNTGKLIDPYTIDSGFKGADYEFQWERRGATGGFTPINGATKSYYVVESIELGNIFRVVVKFKGQQCSNTSNNITINFVEEIKIKIMNTDSKGILGAIDGEERISIIVENPTDTRLFEYALDEGAYQDSRIFYDVLNGTHRVWVRYKDQRSICPQYVDIFVLGYPKFFTPNGDGFNDTWNIPTLKGHPEAVIYIYDRYGKLLSQFNPASGGWDGTFNGKPMPSTDYWFTVEYLEEAKQANQVPRKVQYKGHFSLKR, encoded by the coding sequence ATGAAGAGATTTTTATTTTTCATGGTTTTTCTGCTCACACAAATGAGTTTCTTTCAGGGGCACGCAGAAGATCTTTTGATTTTCAATGGTCGTAAGGAGATTTGTTCCGGAACACTCTACGATGATGGTGGGCTCGCTGGGAACTATCAACCTCTGCAACGCTATGAAATGGTGTTGTGTCCTGATACACCAGGAGGAACGATGCGTTTGGATTTTACGTCCTTTTTATTAGCACCTGGAGCTTCTTTGGAAATTTTATCTGGTGGGGCACCTATAGCAGGAAGCCCATTTACTGGACGAAATTCACCTGGATTTATTTCTTCCTTTGCAGGAGATGGATGTCTGACACTGATTTTTAATTCAGATAATGGACCAACGGCTCCTGGGTTTTCGGCAAATATTATGTGTCAAATGAAAGACTGTCAGAATATAGAGGTACTAGTTCCTCGAACAGTCCCTGCTTTTGACCCCAATACGCCTCCTACTTGCGAAGAGGATTTAGGGGTGATTAAAGTGTGTGCTGGAAGCGAAATCAAATTGTATGGAGATGCTGTTTTTTCTCAATCAGGAGAAGATGCAGAATATATTTGGTCGTATAAGTTCGATAGGCAAACAGTTGAGCGCAGAGGAAAGAATGTGACGTATCGATTTACGGTTCCTGGTGCCTATAGAATGAAATTGAAAGTCAGAGATCGCAATGGATGTGAAAAGGAAAAAACATTTATTATTCAAGTGGCTTCTTCAGAGGCCGATATTACCTTAACATCTGATAAACCAGTCTACTGTTTAGGTGAGCCAATTAAGTTGGGAGCAACTGTTCAATTAAAAGAAGAAAAGTTTACTCCTATTAAACTTCCTTGTGTTCCAGTGGATTTACCAGATAGGCCAAATGAGTTTTTTACTAGTTTTATCGAAATCGATTATTATTGTGATAATGAAAAGATTGAAGGACCAGAAGATATTGTCGATTTGTGGATGAATATTCTGCATTCTTGGTATGGAGACTTAGATATTATTGTCTTTGCACCCAATGGAGCTTCTATGTATCTAACCAAATATTATGGTCCTTTTGCAAATGTACCTTTTTCACTGGGGCACGATTTCGGAGATGGTAATACACAATTTGCAACCTATCACTTTAGTGATGACGCCCCTTTTCCTTTTCAAGATAGAGGACCTGGAGGAGTACCTATGGCTCCTGTTGTTGGAGGATCATTCCCTGCAGGAACGTATAAACCTTGGACGTATTTGACGCCAAATAATAATTTTTCTAGTTTTATAGGATCTCCATTAAATGGGGTTTGGCGTCTGCAAGTAGAAGATAAATGGAATGGAAATAGTGGAAGGTTAGAGTGTTGGGATATTGAATTTTCGGATCGCTTTCAAAAATTAGCGTTAACCTTCCAGCCGGTAATTGCTAATGCGTACTGGATGCCACATCCAGATTTAGTGATGGAGAATGGACAAATGGTGGCTAAACCGTTATTTCCAGGTGAGCATACTTATACCTATGTTGTAGTGGATGACTATGGTTGTACACACACTAAAGATATTACCGTTACCGTACAAGACGCTCCTGTATTGACAGAAGTACATAATTTACAAGCGTGTATTGATGATGCTGGAGTTGCTGAATTTGATTTGAATGATGTAATTACACAGTTAAATATTAATGATACGTATAACATTAAGTTCTATAATTCTGAACGTGATGCTCAAACGAGTAATGCACCTATTGCTTTAACACAAACGTTAAATACTGCAGTTAATGGATTCTCAAGAACGGTATGGGTAAGAGTAGATCGTGAGGGAATGCAGTGTTTTGCTATTGATTCTTTTGAATTATTAGCATTGCGTTGTGAATTAGATTTAAATGAATTGCCAAATTTATCTGTATGTAGTGAATTAGCTGTAACTACGGCACCTTTTGATTTAACAGTTCAAACACCACGTGTGTACAATAATAATCCGAATTATGAGGTGTTGTATTTCTTAACGCAAGAGGATGCTAATTTAAATAGAAATGCGATTCCTGCTGCCAATTTGACTGCTTATCAGGGTAGTAATGGTCAAACCATTTGGGTGCGTGTACAAAATAGAACACAAACGACAGAGTTTACGTTAACCTCATTCCAATTGTTTATCAACCAAGTGCCAACGATGCCTAATATTGGTAAGATATTTGGTTGTCCTATTGAAGGAAAAACAACAGGAGTGTTTAACTTTAATTTGACTACACCAGTTATTATTGCAGGCCGTCCAAATTTAGAAGTGGTTTACTTTAAAACAGTAGCAGGAGCAATTAATAATACGGCAAGTGAAATTATTCACAATACTGCAAATTATGAATCAGCTACTGGAACTATTGGTGTTCGTTTAGTTAATCTTCGTACTGGTTGCTATGGAGTTTATCCAATTGAGTTAGAAGTTGCAGAATTAGCTGAAATCAATGATAGCTTAGAGCTTTTCTCTTGTAGTTTGAGTACAGCTCCTAACGGAATAGGAGAATTTGATTTAAGACAAGCAACAATTAGTTTGTTAGGTGATCAAGTGAGTCCTTATATAGAAGTAAAATACTTCCGTTCAATTACGGATGCAAATCAAAATATAAATGCAATTGGTACAACAAATTTTGTAAATACGGTACCATTCAGTCAAACGATTTACGCTAGAGTTGGATATGCAAGAACTACTTGTTTCCAAGTTGTTCCTGTACTCTTGACAATTAGTCCGAAAGTTGTGGTGCCAGAGCGTATTTTATTTTCAATGTGTGTGGATAACCCTAATCGTGAAATGGTTGTAGATTTGACGTCTAAAGAAGCTGAAATTACAGCCCAATTAAACGGAATTCCATATCGTATTGATTATTATACATCGCGTATTGATGCTGAAAATAATATCAATTCTATTGTCAACCCACAAAATTACTCAAGTGCTTTAGGTAGAAGTGTTTGGGCAAGAGTAGAAGATTTAAACACAGGATGTTATAGTCTAACGAATATTATACTTACACCAATCATAATGCCTGTAATTCCGATTGTAGTAGACTATCAAAAATGTGAAGACCCAGCTTTAGGAAGTGGTTACACAGAATTTGATATGTTGGATCATGTTACGCGATTGATCGGAGTACAATTAGGTTTGGATGTGCGTTTTTATGCGTCAAGAAATGAAGCAGAAAGACAAGTTAATGCTTTACCAAATAGATATGTGAATATTCAACAATATGAGCAAACTATCTATGTGAGATTTAATGCAGATACGGGTTGTACAGAAATCAGACCGATGAAATTGAAAGCATTGGTAACACCAGTGTTGAATATTCCAGCGGATCCAATAGCTATCTGTAGTGTAAATAATGACGGATTTGGAGTGTTTGATTTGATGAGTTTAGTAAATTCACTTCAAAATGGAGACCCGAACATCGTGATTACATTTTATGAAACGGAGCAAAATGCAATTGCAGGTGTGAACGCAATTCCAAATCCAAATCAGTATAATAATATTACTGCAAATAATGCGGTTGTATATGTTAGAGGAGAATTAGCTGGCGGCTGTTTTACAGTAAAACCATTACATTTAACTGTAGTTGCTACACCGTTAAATCCAATTGATTTACCAAATTTGGTTACTTGTAGTGATGACCCATTTGCTGATACAGGAGTGACTTTTAACTTACGTATTCAAGATACAGCAATTTTAGCTGCTCAGAATAATAGTGATGTTCAAATTCAGTATTTCTTAAATGAAGCAGATGCTTTGGCTAGACGCAATGCAATTTCAGTCCCAGAGCGTTATGTGAATCTTACAAATAATCAAACTATATGGTACAGAGTGACTAGTAGATTGAGTAGTTGTTTTGTAACAGGAAACTTTAAATTGATTGCTAATGTACCATTAGCGATTAATAATCCATTGCCAATTGAAATTTGCCAAGCCGAATTACCAAATACAGGGAGAGGTACGTTTGATTTAACAATTAGAGAAATCGCTATTTTAGGACGTGTAATTGATCGTGTTACTTTTGATTATTATATATCACATGAAGATGCTTTAGCTAATAGAAATGCGATTACAAATCCAAGACAATATCAAAATTCAGGTAACCCTCAAACGATTTGGATTGCAGTAAATAGTTTTAACGGATGTAGAAGTTATACTTCCGTAACCATAAAAGTATTGCCTTTACCAAATGCGAATTTTAATCCTAAACCGATTTATACATGTGATTCAAGTCCAACACATATTGGAATTGCAACAGTAGATTTGACAGTTAGAGAATTAGAAATTGCGAATCAATCGAACAATTATAGTTTTGAATATTACAATACCAAGGTAGGAGCTGAGAACAGAGATCGTTTTGATAGAATTATCTTCCCTGATCAACATGTTACAGGTACCACTACGGTATGGGTGAGAGTTAATTCTGAATTAAATGGAAATACGGGATGTGCTGTACTTGTTCCATTGCAAGTTATTGTAAGACCAGTTCCTGTATTTGAGCCAATAAACTTCCTTATTTGTGAAGAGAATACAACTGGATTCCACAATTTCAATTTGTTGGATAAGTTAGCTGAAATACTAAATGGAGAAAACCCTGATGATTTTGATATTTATTTCTATTTAGATAGAAATGATGCAGAAAGAAATAATATTGCAGTAGCTATTCAACCAAATCGCACGAACCAAACAGTTGGTTTTGAACAGATTTTTGTACGAGTGGTTAGAAAAGACACAGGCTGTCATTTTGTTGGAGTAGTGAATCTGATTGTTGAAGAAAAAGTATTTGCTTTTGATATTAGTTTAACTGATAAATCAAGAATTGAGAAATGTGCAACACCAGCAGGTCCAACGGGAACTGCAGTATTTGATCTTAATTTGTTTACAGATGAGATTAAAGGAGCACAAAATATTGATGCGGCTGATTTAGAAGTACAATACTTTTATAACAATGCTTTGATTGATGTTGCTGATTTAGCTCGTTTCAGATTGCCTATTGGAACACATGAAATTGTAGCTGTAATTAAACGTGCAGGCGCTCAATTCTTCTGTCAAGATGAAACAAGATTTACATTGACTGTTTCTGAAACACCGATTGCACCAGTTCTTCAAGCGAGTACATTAGTATGTATCGATTACAATACAGGTAAATTGATTGATCCGTACACTATTGATTCTGGTTTCAAAGGAGCAGATTACGAATTCCAATGGGAAAGAAGAGGTGCTACTGGTGGATTTACACCAATTAATGGTGCTACTAAATCATACTATGTAGTTGAAAGTATTGAACTAGGAAATATCTTTAGAGTTGTTGTTAAATTCAAAGGACAACAATGTTCAAATACTAGTAATAACATAACAATTAATTTTGTTGAGGAGATCAAGATCAAAATAATGAATACTGATTCAAAAGGTATTTTAGGTGCAATTGATGGCGAAGAACGAATTTCGATTATAGTTGAAAATCCTACAGATACTAGATTGTTTGAGTATGCTTTAGATGAAGGTGCTTACCAAGATTCAAGAATTTTCTATGATGTACTAAATGGAACACATAGAGTTTGGGTGAGATATAAAGATCAAAGATCAATTTGTCCACAATATGTTGATATATTTGTTTTAGGTTATCCAAAATTCTTTACACCAAATGGTGATGGATTTAATGATACTTGGAATATTCCAACACTAAAAGGACATCCAGAAGCCGTGATTTATATCTATGACAGATATGGTAAATTACTTTCTCAGTTTAATCCTGCTAGTGGAGGATGGGATGGTACATTTAATGGGAAACCAATGCCATCAACAGACTATTGGTTTACTGTAGAATATTTAGAAGAAGCGAAACAAGCCAATCAGGTTCCTAGAAAGGTTCAGTATAAAGGTCACTTCTCATTAAAACGATAA
- a CDS encoding inorganic phosphate transporter produces MEQIFIVMLIALGILAIIDLTVGVSNDAVNFLNSGLGSKAMSFKGIMLVASLGILVGAVFSGGMMEIARSGIFVPSMFTFNDVMIIFLAVMITDVLLLDVFNTLGLPTSTTVSIVFELLGAAVCLAVVKIVTSDDSWATLPSYINTKKASEIIVSILLSVLLSFTLGTLVQYVSRLIFTFQVERKLKYFGALFGGTAITAISFFILIKGLKGSSFLTKEASNWIDHNQLIILGASFVFWTLFSQMLMSLFKLNILRVIIIIGTFALALAFAGNDLVNFIGVPIAAIQSFEFFQSSGQAPDVYMMGKLAEESVKAPFYFLLLAGAVMVYTLWTSKKARNVIETEMNLARQSSDSSDEKFSPNLLSKALVRSMVILGGIVNYFLPKSWQIHMDKRFEQPEVKSKNKNKEDEPAFDMVRASVNLMVASILISIGTSMKLPLSTTYVTFMVAMGTSFADRAWDRDSAVYRVAGVFNVIGGWFVTAIVAFVASFITAYILYIGEVYALVAMLILVGILLYRSNKMHQRLEQEKKLKTEKLNKIDIVTIQEVASESSAQIAKVIVRTNELYTRVIDGVALQNHADLKACRKKLKQLEKEVDSLRGNVYFFIKNLDETTVGASKFYVLTLGFLQDIIKSTLFITQNSYTHVDNNHKKLKFNQIRDLKLIDNKLQSFLDEIGTIFLEEKFDRISDVLANKEEITLTIDKLIQKQIVRIRTTETSPKNSKLYFSILFETDDMVKATIGLLELFEQFDLDQKRTKFTSKG; encoded by the coding sequence ATGGAACAGATTTTTATTGTAATGCTGATAGCCCTTGGGATATTAGCGATAATAGATTTGACTGTTGGAGTTAGTAACGACGCTGTAAACTTCTTAAACTCAGGACTTGGATCAAAGGCGATGTCTTTCAAAGGTATCATGTTGGTCGCTTCTTTGGGTATTTTGGTAGGAGCGGTGTTTTCTGGTGGTATGATGGAGATTGCCCGAAGTGGAATCTTCGTCCCCAGTATGTTTACCTTCAACGATGTAATGATTATTTTCCTAGCCGTAATGATTACGGATGTCTTGTTGTTGGATGTCTTTAATACGCTAGGATTACCTACGTCTACAACGGTTTCGATTGTATTCGAATTGTTGGGAGCTGCAGTGTGTTTAGCTGTGGTGAAAATTGTAACAAGTGACGACAGTTGGGCTACCTTGCCGTCGTATATCAATACCAAAAAGGCCTCCGAAATTATCGTGAGTATTTTGTTGTCGGTTCTATTGTCCTTTACATTAGGTACGTTAGTTCAATATGTATCACGTCTAATTTTTACGTTCCAAGTAGAACGTAAATTGAAATACTTTGGTGCTTTATTTGGAGGAACAGCAATTACGGCAATTTCATTCTTTATCTTAATAAAAGGATTAAAAGGTTCGAGTTTCTTGACTAAGGAAGCATCAAATTGGATTGATCACAATCAACTAATTATTCTAGGAGCAAGCTTTGTGTTTTGGACCTTGTTCTCTCAGATGCTCATGTCTCTGTTTAAGCTAAATATCCTACGTGTCATTATTATCATCGGAACGTTTGCTTTAGCCTTGGCTTTCGCAGGAAATGATTTAGTGAACTTTATTGGGGTACCTATTGCTGCGATTCAATCTTTTGAATTCTTTCAAAGCTCAGGACAAGCGCCAGATGTTTATATGATGGGAAAATTAGCAGAAGAAAGTGTGAAAGCGCCCTTCTACTTCCTATTGTTGGCTGGAGCAGTGATGGTTTATACGTTGTGGACATCGAAAAAGGCACGCAATGTAATTGAAACAGAAATGAACTTAGCCCGTCAAAGTTCAGATTCTTCAGATGAGAAATTTTCACCGAATTTATTGTCAAAGGCTTTGGTACGCAGCATGGTTATTTTGGGTGGAATTGTGAATTATTTCCTTCCAAAATCATGGCAAATCCACATGGATAAGCGTTTTGAACAACCAGAAGTAAAATCGAAAAACAAGAATAAGGAGGATGAACCAGCTTTTGATATGGTACGTGCTTCTGTCAATTTGATGGTGGCCAGTATTTTGATTTCCATTGGTACGTCGATGAAATTACCTTTATCTACAACCTATGTTACGTTTATGGTAGCAATGGGTACCTCTTTTGCAGATAGAGCCTGGGATAGAGATTCAGCTGTTTATCGCGTAGCAGGGGTATTCAACGTAATTGGTGGATGGTTTGTAACGGCTATTGTTGCTTTTGTCGCTTCTTTCATTACAGCCTACATCTTATATATAGGAGAAGTTTATGCTTTAGTAGCGATGTTGATCTTAGTGGGTATTCTATTGTATAGAAGCAATAAGATGCATCAGCGTTTAGAGCAAGAGAAAAAACTCAAAACGGAAAAGCTCAATAAAATTGATATTGTTACCATCCAGGAAGTAGCTTCAGAGAGTTCGGCTCAAATTGCTAAGGTTATTGTTCGTACAAACGAATTATATACTCGTGTGATTGATGGAGTAGCTTTGCAAAATCACGCGGATTTAAAAGCGTGTAGAAAGAAGTTAAAACAGCTGGAAAAAGAAGTGGATAGCTTGCGTGGAAATGTGTATTTCTTCATTAAGAATTTAGATGAAACTACGGTAGGAGCAAGTAAGTTCTACGTATTAACGCTTGGATTCTTACAAGATATTATCAAGTCTACCTTATTTATTACACAGAATAGCTATACACACGTGGACAATAACCACAAGAAACTGAAGTTTAATCAGATTCGCGATTTAAAGCTAATCGACAATAAACTACAAAGTTTCTTAGATGAGATTGGAACTATCTTCTTAGAAGAGAAATTTGATCGCATTAGTGATGTTTTAGCGAATAAAGAAGAGATTACGCTGACGATAGATAAATTAATTCAAAAGCAAATCGTTCGCATTCGCACAACAGAAACAAGTCCGAAAAACAGTAAGTTGTATTTCTCTATCTTGTTTGAAACAGATGATATGGTAAAAGCAACCATTGGATTGTTGGAATTATTTGAACAATTTGACCTCGATCAGAAACGAACTAAATTTACTTCGAAAGGGTAA
- a CDS encoding thioredoxin domain-containing protein, with amino-acid sequence MNELQHASNPYLRQHASNPIHWKAWHPTVFEQAQEQNKLVIVSIGYSTCHWCHVMEEESFTNPAVAEVMNQDFISIKVDREEHPDVDAYYMKAVQLMTKQGGWPLNVVCLPDGRPIWGGTYFPKQTWVNALTQLAQLHQNKPEATLEFATKLQEGVYIMGLAPVANEESRFNLDIVLEKWKQSFDLEYGGYQRAPKFMMPTNLLYLQKVGDLTRDKDLLHYIDLTLTQMAWGGIFDVLEGGFSRYSVDFKWHIPHFEKMLYDNAQLLSVYSDAYKRTANPLYLEVITKTIQFIQRNWLSDWGGIYSALDADSVNDKGISQEGAYYVWTEATLRRILGDDFSLFAQIFNVNAYGYWEEGHFVLIQNQPLASIATANQLDVFDLQERKKKWEQLLLEERDHRPKPHLDDKIICSWNAMLITGLLDAYSATNETSYLQQAESIYHYIQTYLLDEERGLFHSSHNQNAHTLGYLDDYAFYIQALIRLFEHTANQDYLWQAKRLMDLTLDLFLDEKSKFFYFNQASQANHILRSIETEDNVIPSANAVLCMSLLQLGVAFEHAHYTQLAQHMIEVMQSNLDYPSAYSHWLLAMLYTTAPAELAIVGTDALEASLQVQANLISKTFVFPINQPSTIPYFEKYTIQETTQYYLCENRHCLTPTTDLSSLIKL; translated from the coding sequence ATGAATGAACTCCAACACGCTTCAAACCCGTATTTAAGACAACATGCCTCTAATCCAATTCATTGGAAAGCTTGGCATCCAACTGTTTTTGAGCAAGCCCAAGAACAAAATAAATTGGTTATTGTCAGTATCGGATATTCAACCTGCCATTGGTGTCATGTTATGGAAGAGGAAAGTTTTACCAATCCTGCTGTTGCCGAGGTAATGAATCAAGATTTCATTTCGATAAAAGTAGACCGGGAGGAACATCCCGATGTGGATGCTTACTATATGAAGGCCGTTCAGCTAATGACTAAACAAGGAGGATGGCCCTTAAATGTTGTTTGTTTACCGGATGGAAGACCCATTTGGGGTGGAACTTATTTTCCGAAACAAACTTGGGTAAATGCTTTAACACAACTCGCACAATTACACCAAAATAAACCTGAAGCAACCCTTGAATTTGCCACCAAATTACAAGAGGGGGTTTATATAATGGGACTCGCACCTGTGGCAAACGAGGAAAGTCGATTCAATTTGGATATTGTGTTAGAGAAATGGAAACAAAGTTTCGATTTAGAGTATGGTGGTTACCAACGAGCTCCTAAATTTATGATGCCCACCAACCTACTCTATCTTCAAAAGGTAGGTGATTTGACACGAGATAAAGATTTACTTCACTATATTGATCTAACCCTCACCCAAATGGCCTGGGGCGGGATATTTGATGTCTTAGAAGGCGGTTTCTCTCGCTATTCTGTGGATTTCAAATGGCATATTCCTCATTTTGAAAAAATGTTATACGACAATGCCCAATTGTTAAGTGTGTATAGTGATGCTTATAAACGCACAGCTAATCCACTGTATTTGGAAGTAATTACCAAAACCATACAATTCATTCAACGCAATTGGCTATCTGATTGGGGCGGAATTTATTCTGCTTTGGATGCAGATAGTGTAAACGACAAAGGTATTTCACAAGAAGGGGCTTACTACGTTTGGACGGAAGCTACCTTGCGTCGTATTTTAGGAGATGACTTTTCTTTATTTGCGCAAATATTCAATGTCAATGCTTATGGTTATTGGGAAGAAGGGCATTTTGTACTTATTCAAAATCAACCATTAGCTTCTATTGCTACAGCTAATCAATTGGATGTTTTTGACTTACAAGAACGCAAAAAGAAGTGGGAACAATTGCTTTTAGAAGAACGAGATCACAGACCAAAACCGCACTTAGACGACAAAATTATCTGCAGCTGGAATGCCATGTTGATTACAGGGCTACTAGATGCCTATAGTGCGACAAACGAAACAAGTTATTTACAACAAGCAGAAAGCATTTACCACTACATTCAAACCTATTTATTGGATGAAGAACGAGGATTATTTCACTCTTCTCACAATCAAAACGCACATACTTTAGGGTATTTAGATGATTACGCCTTTTATATTCAAGCTTTAATTCGCTTGTTTGAGCACACGGCAAACCAAGATTATTTATGGCAAGCCAAACGCCTCATGGATTTAACTTTGGACTTATTTTTAGATGAAAAGAGTAAGTTCTTCTATTTTAATCAGGCTAGTCAGGCTAACCATATTTTGAGAAGCATTGAAACAGAAGATAACGTAATTCCTTCTGCTAATGCGGTTTTATGTATGAGTTTACTTCAATTGGGCGTTGCATTTGAGCATGCGCATTACACCCAGCTTGCCCAACACATGATTGAAGTGATGCAATCAAATTTAGATTACCCTTCGGCCTATTCACATTGGCTGTTGGCCATGTTGTATACAACTGCTCCTGCAGAACTAGCAATTGTTGGTACCGATGCTCTAGAAGCTAGTTTACAAGTTCAGGCTAACTTAATCAGTAAGACTTTTGTTTTTCCAATTAATCAACCTAGTACAATACCGTATTTTGAAAAATATACGATCCAAGAAACTACACAGTATTACCTTTGCGAAAACAGACATTGTTTAACGCCAACCACTGATTTAAGTAGCTTAATTAAACTGTAA